In Halostagnicola kamekurae, the following are encoded in one genomic region:
- a CDS encoding tripartite tricarboxylate transporter TctB family protein, with protein sequence MDRLTNMARGEHVFAALLVTLAVYMFITAYDFPPAARLFPQAASGIVIVAATLRVVNHFIPYEFTKGDSVVLSGSGDDESSMSETEESGETENRTRMLVLGVLITGYILGGFAVGLFWVTPPFALAYLVYTGQKWWVTAIITAALTGVAYVFIVLMKLDLVTGGI encoded by the coding sequence ATGGACCGCCTTACCAACATGGCACGCGGCGAACACGTGTTTGCCGCGCTGCTGGTAACACTTGCCGTCTACATGTTCATTACAGCCTATGATTTTCCACCGGCAGCACGCCTCTTTCCACAGGCTGCGTCTGGGATCGTCATAGTTGCAGCCACGCTCCGTGTCGTGAACCACTTTATCCCTTACGAGTTTACCAAAGGTGACTCCGTCGTCCTCAGCGGTTCAGGTGACGACGAGTCGTCGATGTCGGAAACGGAGGAAAGTGGGGAAACAGAAAACCGGACCCGAATGCTTGTCCTAGGTGTGCTCATTACGGGGTATATCCTCGGAGGCTTCGCCGTTGGACTGTTCTGGGTAACTCCGCCCTTCGCGCTCGCATACCTCGTGTACACGGGCCAGAAGTGGTGGGTGACCGCGATTATCACCGCCGCACTAACGGGGGTCGCCTATGTCTTCATCGTGCTCATGAAACTCGACCTCGTAACGGGGGGGATCTGA